Proteins from one Polynucleobacter wuianus genomic window:
- a CDS encoding DoxX family protein yields the protein MNAVCQSTAKPLALVARILLAAIFISAGLSKLAGFEGTVGYIASKGLPIPSLIAALTIAVEVLGGIAIVIGYKVRVAGLLLAVFTLLAGFIFHNFWAVPADQAYIQNIMFMKNLSMAGGLLLLTVFGAGGLSVDAKTAAKES from the coding sequence ATGAACGCGGTATGTCAATCAACAGCTAAACCTTTGGCATTGGTAGCCAGAATTTTGTTGGCAGCAATTTTTATTTCGGCTGGGCTATCAAAGCTAGCTGGCTTTGAAGGAACTGTTGGCTATATTGCATCTAAGGGATTGCCAATACCAAGTTTAATTGCGGCACTCACGATTGCTGTTGAAGTGCTTGGTGGTATTGCAATTGTGATCGGTTATAAAGTGCGTGTGGCAGGTCTATTGCTGGCAGTATTTACTTTGCTAGCGGGCTTTATTTTCCATAACTTCTGGGCCGTTCCGGCAGATCAGGCTTACATTCAGAACATTATGTTCATGAAGAACCTCAGTATGGCTGGTGGCCTGCTATTACTGACAGTATTTGGTGCAGGCGGTTTGTCTGTAGATGCTAAAACTGCAGCAAAAGAATCTTAA
- a CDS encoding MarR family winged helix-turn-helix transcriptional regulator, giving the protein MTFLPTLRNLVSAYQAFERYSAPDVKAMGLTTTQFDVIATLGNQPPMTCKELGEKTLVTKGTLTGVLERLEAKGILERKLNPEDARSQMIGLTTVGQTLFEKVFPAHLSHLNKVFEKLNTKELAEITKSLQALKNAFEK; this is encoded by the coding sequence ATGACCTTTTTACCGACCCTCCGCAATCTTGTTTCAGCCTATCAGGCGTTTGAGCGTTACTCAGCGCCTGATGTTAAAGCGATGGGGCTAACGACAACCCAGTTTGATGTCATAGCAACTCTAGGCAATCAACCGCCAATGACTTGCAAAGAGTTGGGTGAAAAAACTTTAGTCACAAAGGGCACCTTAACGGGGGTATTGGAGCGCCTGGAAGCCAAGGGCATCTTGGAAAGAAAACTCAATCCAGAAGATGCACGTAGTCAGATGATTGGTTTGACGACAGTGGGTCAGACTTTATTTGAAAAAGTATTTCCAGCGCACTTGAGCCATTTAAATAAAGTGTTTGAAAAATTAAATACTAAGGAGCTTGCAGAGATTACAAAATCTTTGCAAGCATTAAAAAATGCATTTGAAAAATGA
- a CDS encoding flavodoxin family protein — MAKVAVVFHSGYGHTVKQAEAVAKGANGTLVAIDAEGNITDAQWATLNDADAIVFGSPTYMGSVSWQFKKFADASSKQWFSQQWKDKVFGGFTNSATMNGDKHSTLHYFFTLAMQHSGLWVGTGLMPSNSKAAKRDDINYVGSSAGAMMQTPSDASADEVNAGDLETARLYGERIAEITKRLK; from the coding sequence ATGGCAAAAGTTGCTGTTGTATTTCATAGTGGTTATGGCCATACTGTAAAACAAGCTGAAGCAGTTGCTAAAGGCGCTAATGGAACTTTAGTCGCAATTGATGCTGAGGGTAATATTACTGATGCGCAATGGGCGACTTTAAATGATGCTGATGCAATTGTATTTGGTTCGCCAACATATATGGGGTCAGTGAGCTGGCAATTTAAAAAGTTTGCTGATGCAAGTTCTAAACAATGGTTCTCTCAGCAATGGAAGGATAAAGTGTTTGGTGGCTTTACCAATTCTGCAACCATGAATGGTGATAAGCACTCCACTTTGCATTATTTCTTTACCTTAGCAATGCAACATTCTGGTTTATGGGTTGGTACAGGTTTAATGCCGTCTAATTCAAAAGCAGCAAAGCGTGATGACATTAACTATGTTGGTTCATCTGCTGGTGCGATGATGCAAACCCCCTCAGACGCAAGCGCTGATGAGGTAAATGCGGGCGATTTGGAGACTGCCAGGCTTTATGGTGAACGGATTGCAGAAATCACCAAGCGTCTCAAATAA
- a CDS encoding M20 aminoacylase family protein: protein MTQLHEVNLVEVEEFISLRRDIHQHPELAFEEHRTAALVSEKLKSWGYEVHEGIGGTGVVGVLKNGNGEMTIGLRADLDALPINEQTDLEWASKNEGVMHACGHDGHTAMLLAAAKEIADKKEFSGTINLIFQPAEEGGGGALRMMEDGLFKHFPCDAIFAIHNMPGYAVGHFIFRDGPTMSSSDYATIEILGVGGHGGMPHKASDPIVAASSIVMALQTIVSRNVDPQQSAVITVGAFNAGHANNVIPARAKLELSVRALDPQVRIDLEKRIKELVQSQAESFGLTAVVNWKRGYAVLVNSAAETEFARNVAADLFGEAAITRQGPALSGSEDFAFMLEKIPGSYLFIGNGDTPGTCMVHNPAYDFNDRNIAIGATFWSELVKQYLKT, encoded by the coding sequence ATGACTCAATTGCATGAGGTTAATTTGGTAGAGGTTGAGGAGTTTATTTCTCTAAGAAGAGATATTCATCAACATCCTGAACTTGCGTTTGAAGAACATAGAACTGCGGCATTGGTTTCTGAAAAACTAAAGTCTTGGGGCTATGAGGTACATGAAGGTATAGGCGGAACAGGCGTTGTAGGTGTTCTAAAAAACGGTAATGGTGAAATGACAATTGGCTTAAGGGCTGATCTTGATGCATTGCCTATTAATGAGCAGACAGACCTGGAATGGGCTAGCAAGAATGAGGGCGTAATGCATGCTTGCGGTCATGACGGACATACTGCAATGCTACTTGCTGCAGCTAAGGAGATTGCTGATAAAAAAGAATTTTCAGGCACGATAAATCTTATATTCCAACCGGCTGAAGAAGGTGGCGGAGGCGCACTTCGCATGATGGAGGATGGGTTGTTTAAACACTTCCCTTGCGATGCTATCTTTGCCATACACAATATGCCTGGATATGCGGTTGGCCACTTTATTTTTCGTGATGGTCCAACCATGTCATCTAGTGACTATGCAACTATAGAGATCTTAGGCGTAGGAGGTCATGGGGGAATGCCACATAAAGCATCCGATCCAATCGTGGCTGCCTCCTCGATTGTGATGGCGTTGCAAACTATTGTGTCTAGGAACGTTGACCCACAACAATCAGCGGTAATAACAGTGGGGGCATTTAATGCTGGCCATGCTAACAATGTAATTCCAGCACGTGCAAAATTAGAATTAAGCGTTCGCGCATTAGATCCTCAGGTCAGAATTGATCTGGAAAAAAGAATTAAGGAACTTGTGCAGTCACAAGCAGAAAGCTTTGGACTTACTGCAGTAGTGAATTGGAAAAGGGGTTATGCGGTCTTAGTAAATTCAGCGGCAGAAACAGAGTTTGCGCGGAATGTGGCGGCTGATCTCTTTGGCGAAGCAGCTATTACGCGCCAAGGACCGGCATTATCAGGCAGCGAAGATTTTGCATTTATGCTCGAGAAAATCCCTGGCTCCTATCTTTTTATTGGCAATGGGGATACACCAGGAACTTGTATGGTGCATAACCCTGCCTACGACTTTAATGATAGAAATATTGCGATTGGCGCAACATTTTGGTCTGAACTGGTGAAGCAATATTTGAAGACTTAG
- a CDS encoding DUF2237 family protein, with protein MSNTVALNVLGQPLVPCSFEPLTGFFRDGCCKTNEEDVGSHLVCAIVTNDFLQFSLSKGNNLITPMPAYQFPGLVAGDQWCLCINRWLEAVEANYAPLIKLESTNIKALEIVSLSVLEKYSSEVGNPV; from the coding sequence ATGAGTAATACAGTCGCCTTGAATGTTCTGGGGCAGCCCCTAGTCCCCTGCTCGTTTGAGCCTTTAACGGGATTTTTCAGAGATGGTTGCTGCAAAACTAATGAAGAAGATGTTGGAAGTCATTTAGTCTGCGCAATTGTTACTAATGACTTTTTGCAATTTAGCCTGAGCAAAGGCAACAATCTCATCACTCCAATGCCAGCCTATCAATTTCCCGGTCTAGTTGCGGGAGATCAGTGGTGCCTTTGTATCAATCGCTGGCTCGAAGCAGTGGAAGCCAATTACGCACCTCTCATTAAATTAGAGAGCACAAACATTAAAGCACTTGAGATTGTCTCATTAAGCGTTCTTGAAAAATATTCAAGTGAAGTTGGAAATCCTGTTTGA
- a CDS encoding histone deacetylase family protein, whose amino-acid sequence MKAFYSDHFVLPLPAGHRFPMEKYSRVRDLVSKLPHLELVEAPPASDTQILFAHDPSYLLKIIEGKLSPAEQKEIGFPWSEKMVERSRRSAGATIAAAKTAIKEGVSGNLAGGTHHAYRNLGSGFCVFNDSAIAARTLQKEIHSKLKVAIIDLDVHQGNGTASILQNDSSIFTLSIHGENNFPFKKEFSDLDLGLADGCDDQTYLDALAQSLEQLNQRFKPDFLIYLAGADPHEGDRLGRLKISKEGMRLRDEAVFQYALGKQIPVAFSMAGGYGKDIGSTVEIHYQTIQTALNFQQQY is encoded by the coding sequence TTGAAAGCTTTCTACTCAGACCACTTCGTCCTACCTCTTCCTGCGGGACACCGCTTCCCCATGGAAAAATATTCTCGCGTACGTGACTTAGTTAGCAAGCTTCCCCATCTTGAATTAGTGGAAGCGCCCCCTGCTTCAGATACCCAAATACTGTTTGCGCATGACCCAAGTTATCTACTGAAAATCATCGAAGGCAAGCTTAGCCCAGCCGAGCAAAAAGAAATTGGTTTCCCGTGGAGTGAAAAAATGGTGGAGCGCTCACGTCGCTCTGCGGGAGCTACGATTGCTGCGGCGAAGACTGCAATCAAAGAGGGTGTCTCTGGAAACTTAGCAGGAGGGACCCATCATGCCTATCGAAATCTAGGTAGCGGGTTTTGTGTCTTTAACGACTCTGCGATTGCTGCTCGCACACTCCAGAAAGAAATTCACTCCAAGCTCAAAGTAGCGATTATTGATCTAGATGTGCATCAAGGTAATGGCACTGCATCGATTCTGCAAAATGATTCATCTATCTTTACCCTGTCGATACATGGTGAAAATAATTTCCCATTTAAAAAGGAATTCAGCGATCTAGATCTTGGTTTAGCCGATGGCTGCGATGATCAAACCTATTTAGATGCTCTGGCTCAATCTCTAGAGCAATTGAACCAGCGCTTTAAACCGGACTTTTTGATTTATCTTGCTGGTGCTGATCCTCACGAGGGTGACCGACTCGGAAGACTTAAGATAAGTAAAGAGGGAATGCGACTCCGAGACGAGGCAGTTTTTCAGTACGCACTAGGTAAACAAATACCCGTTGCATTCTCAATGGCAGGCGGTTATGGCAAAGATATTGGATCTACCGTTGAGATTCACTACCAAACCATTCAAACCGCCTTGAACTTTCAACAGCAGTACTAA
- a CDS encoding D-amino acid dehydrogenase — protein sequence MKSFVIIGGGITGVTTAYVLAKRGYDVTLIERHRYAGMETSFANGGQLSASNAEVWNHWSTIMKGMKWVFKKDAPLLINLKPDWHKISWFAEFIASIPNYKSNTVQTAHMAIEARKHLFAWAKQEGIDFDLKREGILHIYRDQAGFEHAGKVSKMLAEGGLGRTAVTPQEMKEIEPTLAGKYYGGYYTESDSTGDIHKFTHGLSEAAAKLGVKTIYEHEVLAVQSNGNRVNLTLSKDGHASQLVFDNVVVCAGVGSRDLASQLGDRVNVYPVKGYSITVNLTDKASQEGAPNVSLLDDETKLVTSRLGIDRFRVAGTAEFNGINRDIRADRIKPLIDWVNQCFPEVSTRSVVPWAGLRPMMPTMMPKVGKGSKPNVYYNTGHGHLGWTLSACTAEMIGDVIQYGETTKKVSSPASLKFS from the coding sequence ATGAAATCATTTGTAATTATTGGTGGTGGCATCACAGGCGTTACGACCGCTTATGTTTTGGCGAAGCGTGGCTACGATGTCACTTTAATTGAGCGTCATCGTTATGCTGGCATGGAAACATCCTTTGCTAATGGCGGCCAACTTTCTGCATCTAATGCAGAGGTCTGGAACCACTGGTCAACGATCATGAAAGGTATGAAGTGGGTCTTTAAAAAAGATGCCCCACTTTTGATCAATCTCAAGCCTGATTGGCACAAGATTTCATGGTTCGCAGAGTTCATTGCCTCGATTCCGAACTATAAGAGCAATACCGTTCAGACTGCACATATGGCAATTGAAGCAAGAAAGCATCTATTTGCTTGGGCAAAGCAAGAGGGTATTGATTTTGATTTAAAGCGCGAAGGTATCTTGCATATTTATCGTGACCAGGCTGGCTTTGAGCATGCAGGCAAAGTCTCTAAGATGCTCGCTGAAGGTGGGCTAGGGCGTACTGCCGTTACACCTCAAGAGATGAAAGAAATTGAGCCTACGCTAGCCGGTAAATATTATGGTGGTTATTACACAGAAAGCGATTCCACAGGTGATATCCATAAGTTCACTCATGGGTTGTCAGAGGCTGCTGCAAAGTTAGGCGTTAAAACCATTTATGAGCATGAAGTGCTTGCTGTTCAGTCCAATGGCAATCGTGTGAACTTAACCCTAAGTAAAGACGGGCATGCTAGCCAACTCGTTTTTGATAATGTTGTTGTGTGCGCTGGTGTTGGAAGTCGTGATCTGGCTTCTCAATTAGGCGATCGCGTCAATGTCTATCCGGTTAAAGGTTATTCAATAACGGTTAATTTGACCGATAAAGCCAGCCAAGAGGGCGCCCCTAATGTGAGTCTGCTTGATGATGAAACTAAGCTTGTTACTAGTCGTCTTGGGATAGACCGATTCCGTGTTGCAGGTACGGCAGAGTTCAATGGCATCAATCGCGATATCCGCGCTGATCGTATTAAGCCTTTGATTGATTGGGTTAACCAATGCTTCCCTGAAGTTAGTACTCGCTCGGTAGTCCCATGGGCAGGTTTGCGTCCGATGATGCCAACGATGATGCCAAAAGTTGGCAAAGGTAGTAAACCTAATGTGTATTACAACACTGGTCATGGCCATTTAGGTTGGACCTTGTCTGCCTGTACTGCTGAAATGATTGGTGATGTAATCCAGTATGGCGAAACCACCAAAAAGGTTAGTTCGCCAGCAAGTTTAAAGTTTTCTTGA
- a CDS encoding thioesterase family protein, translating into MKDTLKPGIKYQCKFTVTDSQTVPAMYPESGEAAARPEVFATGFLVGFLELACVRAIIPHLDWPEEQAVGTFISVTHEAATPVGMEVTANVELIGVEGRKLIFQVEAHDEVDLISRGRHERMIVNKRQFEGRARSKFVQD; encoded by the coding sequence ATGAAAGACACCTTAAAGCCAGGCATTAAGTATCAATGTAAATTTACAGTTACAGATAGTCAGACCGTTCCTGCCATGTATCCCGAGTCTGGTGAGGCTGCAGCAAGGCCAGAAGTATTTGCCACAGGCTTTTTGGTTGGCTTCCTTGAGTTAGCTTGTGTGAGGGCGATTATTCCCCATTTAGATTGGCCAGAAGAACAAGCTGTTGGAACATTCATTAGCGTTACTCATGAGGCCGCCACTCCTGTGGGCATGGAGGTGACTGCGAATGTTGAACTTATTGGCGTAGAAGGTAGAAAGCTCATATTTCAGGTAGAGGCTCACGATGAGGTGGACTTAATCTCACGAGGTCGCCACGAGAGAATGATTGTCAACAAAAGGCAATTTGAAGGGCGGGCTAGGTCAAAATTTGTTCAGGATTAA
- a CDS encoding IS3 family transposase (programmed frameshift) yields MSKYSKQFKLKVVKEFLKSGGLKRVAHLFKISHAQVRNWILAHRLHGIAGLNPKPVRHTASFKMQVLQYIDLYQVSLHYAAAHFNIPSPSTVWMWQKLYNEGGIAALQSKPKGRPPMPKQSEIAALLARPSSELTHDELLRKAQYLEVENAYLKKFRGLSPAKALGKQEQVQVIAELRRSYPLQVILTVVGIPRSVYYYWDNASFKPDPYLDTKMQIKTIFHAHKGRYGYRRVQTALSSQSCYLNHKTVQKLMAQLGIKSTVRPKRYQSYKGALGKVAPNLLERNFGASRPNQKWVTDVTEFNIKGEKVYLSPILDLYNQEIISYTITDRPQISMVMQMLQQAFKQLKPKDKPMLHSDQGWQYQMGFYQEALKEQGLTQSMSRKGNCLDNAVMENWFGIMKSEFFYQEKFETIESFKQGLHEYIHYYNHDRIKQKLKGLSPVQYRTQSLLVT; encoded by the exons ATGAGCAAATACAGTAAGCAGTTCAAACTAAAGGTAGTTAAGGAGTTTTTAAAGTCTGGTGGCCTCAAGCGGGTTGCCCATCTATTTAAGATTAGTCATGCTCAGGTCCGTAATTGGATTTTAGCCCATCGGCTCCATGGCATTGCTGGGCTTAACCCAAAGCCTGTGCGCCATACTGCGTCGTTCAAAATGCAAGTCCTGCAATACATCGACTTGTACCAAGTCTCCCTTCATTACGCAGCTGCCCACTTCAATATCCCTTCTCCAAGCACGGTTTGGATGTGGCAAAAACTCTACAATGAAGGTGGTATTGCAGCCTTGCAATCCAAACCCAAGGGACGACCGCCCATGCCAAAACAAAGTGAGATTGCAGCGCTACTAGCTAGGCCATCTTCTGAGCTGACACATGACGAGTTACTGCGCAAAGCGCAGTATTTAGAAGTGGAGAACGCTTATCTAAAAAAGT TTAGAGGCCTTAGCCCAGCAAAAGCACTTGGCAAGCAAGAACAAGTCCAAGTGATTGCTGAGTTAAGGCGGAGTTATCCACTACAAGTGATCTTGACAGTAGTTGGAATACCTAGGAGTGTGTATTACTACTGGGATAATGCCAGCTTTAAACCAGATCCTTATCTCGACACCAAGATGCAGATCAAGACCATCTTCCATGCCCATAAAGGTCGCTATGGCTATCGCCGGGTGCAGACAGCGCTTAGCTCCCAGAGCTGCTACCTCAATCACAAGACCGTACAAAAACTGATGGCTCAGCTGGGGATCAAGTCGACTGTCAGACCTAAACGCTATCAGTCTTACAAGGGAGCCCTTGGTAAGGTGGCCCCCAATTTACTAGAGCGTAACTTTGGAGCAAGTAGGCCTAATCAGAAGTGGGTAACTGATGTCACGGAGTTCAATATAAAGGGTGAGAAGGTCTACCTCTCACCAATCTTAGATCTGTATAACCAAGAGATCATCTCTTATACGATCACAGATCGTCCTCAGATCAGCATGGTGATGCAAATGCTCCAACAGGCTTTTAAGCAACTAAAACCAAAAGATAAACCCATGCTGCACTCAGACCAGGGCTGGCAATATCAGATGGGGTTTTATCAGGAGGCTTTAAAAGAACAAGGCCTTACCCAAAGCATGTCCAGAAAAGGCAATTGCTTAGATAATGCCGTCATGGAAAACTGGTTTGGGATCATGAAAAGCGAGTTCTTCTACCAAGAGAAGTTTGAGACGATCGAATCATTTAAGCAGGGGCTACATGAATATATCCACTACTACAACCATGATCGAATCAAACAAAAACTAAAGGGATTAAGTCCGGTGCAATACCGAACTCAATCCCTTCTGGTAACCTAA
- a CDS encoding quinone oxidoreductase family protein: MTKARVVSLDKLGSADVIKVIDKELPSPAKGEVQIRQTAIGFNFIDVYQRSGVYPLELPTGLGHEAVGVVETLGEGVTGLKLGDRVMYMNAGIGAYASARNVAADKLVPVPSNVSDEVAAAVFFKAMTAQYLVQKTYKVKAGDIVLVHAAAGGVGQILAGWAKALGAFVVGTVGSQAKVAAAKAAGCDAVVDYSQAGWVDEVLKATGGKKANVVYDSVAKDTFLGSLDCTAPFGTVALFGAASGPAPEIQPEILNKKGCLFLTRPSVFPHNATHALLQENAKAVFDAIAKGYVKVQIGAKFPLEQAADAHRAAEGRKVSGAIVMIP, translated from the coding sequence GTGACAAAAGCAAGAGTAGTTAGCCTGGACAAGCTGGGTAGCGCAGACGTAATCAAAGTAATCGACAAAGAACTGCCTTCACCAGCAAAAGGTGAAGTTCAGATTCGTCAGACAGCGATTGGATTTAATTTCATCGATGTTTATCAGCGCTCTGGTGTATACCCATTGGAATTGCCAACCGGTCTTGGTCACGAGGCGGTGGGTGTAGTTGAGACTCTAGGCGAGGGCGTCACAGGTTTAAAGCTTGGCGATCGCGTAATGTATATGAATGCCGGTATTGGTGCCTACGCCAGTGCACGTAATGTCGCCGCTGATAAATTAGTACCAGTGCCAAGCAATGTTTCTGACGAAGTTGCTGCAGCAGTTTTTTTTAAGGCAATGACTGCACAATACCTTGTGCAAAAAACATATAAGGTCAAAGCAGGCGACATTGTATTGGTGCATGCAGCTGCTGGTGGCGTTGGTCAAATTTTGGCTGGCTGGGCTAAGGCATTGGGAGCATTTGTAGTGGGAACAGTTGGCTCGCAAGCAAAAGTTGCCGCAGCAAAGGCGGCTGGATGTGATGCTGTAGTTGATTACTCTCAGGCTGGCTGGGTAGATGAAGTATTGAAAGCAACGGGTGGCAAAAAAGCCAACGTTGTGTATGACTCTGTTGCAAAAGATACCTTCTTGGGTTCATTGGACTGCACTGCTCCATTTGGTACAGTGGCGCTCTTTGGTGCCGCTTCAGGTCCAGCCCCAGAAATTCAGCCAGAGATTCTAAATAAGAAAGGTTGCCTCTTCTTAACAAGACCTTCTGTGTTCCCGCACAATGCGACGCATGCCCTCTTGCAAGAGAATGCAAAAGCAGTCTTTGACGCAATTGCTAAGGGCTACGTTAAGGTGCAAATTGGCGCGAAGTTTCCTTTGGAGCAAGCAGCTGATGCCCACCGTGCGGCTGAGGGTAGAAAAGTCTCTGGCGCAATTGTGATGATTCCTTAG
- a CDS encoding metal-dependent hydrolase — protein MRNHSLKQRLAIAFALPVLLLISNFALAQTASATNAQGKTELLWLSQAGFRIKSPEGKMILIDPWITGGPKTPPQYKNDLAAIGPIDLLLVTHAHVDHIGDAPAIAKANNTKLYGPADMVTPLTTLGIIPAELGWRFNKTGRVTPLPGIKVTAVQAEHSSLLVWKNPATDKLESHPAGEPMGYIIELENGFKIWHMGDTGLFSDMKFISEHYKPDLVLIPIGGNFTMAPDDAAFALKTWIKPKMVIPMHYNSNPMTKGTLAEFQAAMKGSNIKIIPMTEGETVQF, from the coding sequence ATGAGAAATCATTCACTCAAGCAGAGGCTTGCGATTGCATTTGCATTGCCAGTTTTGTTGCTGATAAGTAATTTTGCTTTAGCGCAGACTGCTTCAGCTACTAATGCACAGGGCAAGACTGAGCTCTTATGGTTAAGTCAAGCTGGATTTAGGATTAAATCCCCCGAGGGTAAGATGATTTTGATTGACCCGTGGATCACCGGAGGTCCAAAGACTCCGCCACAATATAAAAATGATTTGGCTGCAATTGGTCCGATTGATCTGCTCTTAGTAACGCATGCTCACGTTGACCACATTGGTGATGCACCCGCAATTGCAAAAGCCAACAATACGAAGTTATATGGCCCCGCAGATATGGTGACTCCATTAACAACACTCGGTATTATCCCTGCTGAGCTTGGATGGCGCTTCAATAAAACTGGTCGTGTGACTCCTTTGCCTGGGATTAAGGTAACTGCTGTTCAAGCTGAGCATTCTTCATTATTGGTGTGGAAAAATCCTGCAACCGACAAGCTTGAATCACATCCAGCTGGTGAGCCAATGGGTTACATCATTGAGCTTGAGAATGGATTCAAAATTTGGCATATGGGTGACACCGGTTTGTTTAGTGATATGAAATTTATCAGCGAACACTACAAGCCAGATCTGGTATTGATTCCAATTGGTGGCAACTTCACTATGGCTCCTGACGATGCAGCTTTTGCATTGAAAACTTGGATCAAACCAAAAATGGTGATCCCGATGCACTACAACTCCAACCCAATGACCAAAGGAACGCTCGCAGAATTCCAGGCGGCGATGAAGGGCAGCAATATCAAGATCATCCCAATGACTGAGGGTGAAACAGTCCAGTTTTGA
- a CDS encoding DUF2452 domain-containing protein yields the protein MRIEDTDPARHAGIEYPMEVGAPVFAPIKVVEEKDKAVNVARQNAKLEYERIMEQAEVLMKQAKALQARLDATEMVHIAKFSFNPIHGKIYYLYYDTRNSTNVLIQNGPKEWSCGIPDGWTYSMAVKKLGDSTWAVVEENALVV from the coding sequence ATGAGAATTGAAGACACCGATCCAGCAAGACATGCAGGAATTGAATATCCAATGGAGGTTGGTGCCCCTGTGTTCGCCCCAATTAAAGTGGTTGAGGAAAAAGATAAGGCAGTGAATGTTGCACGTCAAAATGCCAAACTAGAGTATGAGCGCATTATGGAGCAGGCTGAAGTATTGATGAAGCAAGCGAAAGCATTGCAGGCAAGACTAGATGCAACCGAGATGGTGCACATTGCAAAATTTAGCTTCAATCCTATTCATGGAAAAATCTACTATCTCTACTACGACACCAGAAACTCAACGAATGTCTTGATTCAAAATGGACCAAAAGAATGGAGTTGCGGTATTCCGGATGGCTGGACATACTCTATGGCAGTAAAGAAGTTGGGCGATAGTACATGGGCGGTAGTGGAAGAAAACGCCCTTGTTGTATGA
- a CDS encoding MFS transporter, which produces MKALKKRILGSCCGAHILHDGYTDLLYVMFPIWQMAFGLSLAEVGSLKTLYSGAMASLQVPSSMLSEKVGEKRLLLFGTLIAAIGFLLSGWTTSFLGLAACLILSGIGASVQHPLSSSLTSHAFEGSELRGALSTYNFSGDIGKVLLPSLCAALLAVWDWHTVTSVMGLLGLLAVMFLAVVLPKTTVTNHSKTQLNKASSDTSGKGAGSNFLNLGFISLSSIAAIDSATRMGFLTLLPFLLMSKGATVTQVGFALSLTFAGGAAGKFVCGFIAARFGVIKTTLITEIATSILMALTLPLNVDVVMLMLPLVGVALNGTSSGLYGTVPELVPPHMRSRAFGVFYTVTIGSGAISPLVYGFVGDRLGVPNTIALIAGSLLMVLPLTLGLKKVFRRLQV; this is translated from the coding sequence ATGAAAGCGCTCAAGAAAAGAATCCTGGGGTCTTGTTGTGGTGCCCATATTCTTCATGATGGATATACCGACCTACTGTATGTCATGTTTCCCATTTGGCAAATGGCATTTGGTCTATCGCTTGCTGAAGTTGGCTCTTTAAAGACTTTATATTCGGGGGCGATGGCTTCCTTACAAGTTCCATCAAGCATGTTGTCAGAAAAGGTCGGTGAAAAACGCCTATTGCTATTCGGCACTCTGATTGCGGCAATTGGGTTTTTATTGTCTGGTTGGACTACCAGTTTTTTAGGTTTGGCGGCCTGTTTAATTCTTAGTGGTATTGGCGCAAGTGTTCAACACCCCCTCTCCTCCTCATTAACTTCCCATGCTTTTGAAGGCTCGGAATTAAGGGGTGCTCTGAGCACATATAACTTTTCTGGCGATATAGGGAAGGTGTTGTTGCCATCACTCTGTGCGGCTTTATTGGCAGTCTGGGATTGGCATACCGTAACCAGCGTGATGGGGCTCTTGGGATTGTTGGCTGTAATGTTCTTAGCAGTTGTTCTACCTAAAACAACAGTTACCAATCACTCTAAGACCCAGTTAAATAAGGCATCAAGTGATACAAGCGGAAAAGGTGCAGGCAGCAACTTTCTTAATCTAGGCTTTATTTCTTTATCGTCAATTGCTGCTATCGATAGCGCTACTCGTATGGGGTTTCTAACACTACTACCTTTTTTATTAATGTCTAAAGGCGCCACAGTCACGCAGGTAGGCTTTGCGCTGAGTTTAACTTTTGCTGGTGGCGCCGCAGGTAAATTTGTTTGCGGGTTTATCGCAGCTCGATTTGGCGTAATCAAAACCACTTTAATAACAGAGATTGCTACGTCTATTCTGATGGCTTTAACCTTGCCGCTAAATGTTGATGTTGTTATGTTGATGCTGCCATTAGTTGGTGTTGCCTTAAATGGAACATCCTCTGGGCTTTATGGAACTGTCCCCGAGTTAGTTCCACCGCACATGCGATCAAGAGCATTTGGAGTGTTTTATACAGTAACAATTGGTTCTGGTGCTATTTCACCCCTTGTTTATGGTTTTGTCGGCGATAGGCTGGGAGTCCCTAATACTATTGCCCTAATTGCTGGCTCATTATTAATGGTGCTACCGCTGACTTTGGGTTTGAAAAAAGTCTTTAGAAGATTACAAGTCTAG